In Quercus robur chromosome 10, dhQueRobu3.1, whole genome shotgun sequence, a genomic segment contains:
- the LOC126702351 gene encoding protein FAR1-RELATED SEQUENCE 5 isoform X1, whose amino-acid sequence MDSDEGARVESSAGAELAAYEGDTVLEPYEGMEFESEDSAKIFYDEYARRLGFVMRVMSCRRSERDGKILARRLGCNKEGHCVSIRGKFGPVRKPRPSTREGCKAMIHVKYDKSGKWVITKFVKDHNHPLVVSPREARQTMDEKDKKIQELTAELRNKKRLCATYQEQLNAFMKMVEEHSEQISKKVQNVVDNLKEFESIEQDLLRHR is encoded by the exons A TGGATTCTGATGAGGGGGCCAGAGTGGAGAGTTCTGCTGGAGCTGAGTTGGCTGCATATGAAGGAGATACAGTTCTAGAACCATATGAGGGTATGGAATTTGAATCTGAAGATTCTGCCAAGATATTCTATGATGAGTATGCACGGCGGCTAGGATTCGTTATGCGAGTGATGTCTTGCCGTCGCTCTGAAAGAGATGGGAAGATTCTTGCTCGCCGGCTTGGATGTAATAAGGAGGGCCACTGTGTTAGCATTCGTGGTAAGTTTGGGCCAGTTAGAAAGCCACGGCCAAGCACAAGGGAAGGTTGTAAGGCAATGATTCATGTAAAATATGATAAGTCTGGAAAATGGGTGATCACAAAATTTGTAAAGGACCATAATCATCCACTTGTGGTGTCCCCACGTGAAGCTCGCCAAACAATG GatgaaaaggataaaaaaatccAGGAATTGACTGCAGAGCTGCGGAATAAGAAACGGTTATGTGCAACATACCAAGAACAGCTAAATGCATTCATGAAAATGGTTGAAGAGCATAGTGAACAGATATCCAAGAAAGTTCAAAATGTAGTTGACAATCTTAAAGAATTTGAGTCCATAGAGCAAGATCTTCTTCGCCATAGATAG
- the LOC126702351 gene encoding protein FAR1-RELATED SEQUENCE 5 isoform X2, which yields MEFESEDSAKIFYDEYARRLGFVMRVMSCRRSERDGKILARRLGCNKEGHCVSIRGKFGPVRKPRPSTREGCKAMIHVKYDKSGKWVITKFVKDHNHPLVVSPREARQTMDEKDKKIQELTAELRNKKRLCATYQEQLNAFMKMVEEHSEQISKKVQNVVDNLKEFESIEQDLLRHR from the exons ATGGAATTTGAATCTGAAGATTCTGCCAAGATATTCTATGATGAGTATGCACGGCGGCTAGGATTCGTTATGCGAGTGATGTCTTGCCGTCGCTCTGAAAGAGATGGGAAGATTCTTGCTCGCCGGCTTGGATGTAATAAGGAGGGCCACTGTGTTAGCATTCGTGGTAAGTTTGGGCCAGTTAGAAAGCCACGGCCAAGCACAAGGGAAGGTTGTAAGGCAATGATTCATGTAAAATATGATAAGTCTGGAAAATGGGTGATCACAAAATTTGTAAAGGACCATAATCATCCACTTGTGGTGTCCCCACGTGAAGCTCGCCAAACAATG GatgaaaaggataaaaaaatccAGGAATTGACTGCAGAGCTGCGGAATAAGAAACGGTTATGTGCAACATACCAAGAACAGCTAAATGCATTCATGAAAATGGTTGAAGAGCATAGTGAACAGATATCCAAGAAAGTTCAAAATGTAGTTGACAATCTTAAAGAATTTGAGTCCATAGAGCAAGATCTTCTTCGCCATAGATAG